A window of the Labrus mixtus chromosome 8, fLabMix1.1, whole genome shotgun sequence genome harbors these coding sequences:
- the LOC132979545 gene encoding cAMP-responsive element modulator-like, with protein sequence METQVSSDLCNSLNDFVSDGEEKQSKASPLPAESPGGTVVQLSDGQTQQVQGVIQAPQNSVIQSPQIATVAELVGDDVSVTDTQKRRELLSRRPSYRKILSELSSDTTAVSKIEEEKTEDEEEDDEDDEEEVQVSSEASVSVPTSIYQTSSGQYITFSQGRAIQLTSPGVEALTASHPGSTILQCAAQPGDATQQFYIQGGQVLIQAATGDIPAYQLRSPNSGLAQSIVMAASPGSMQNPPQHTEEVTRKREVRLMKNREAARECRRKKKEYVKCLENRVAVLENQNKTLIEELKALKDIYCHKAE encoded by the exons ATGGAAACCCAAGTCTCGTCAGATTTGTGCAACAGTTTAAACGACTTTGTGTcagatggagaggagaaacaaagcAAAGCCAGTCCATTGCCTGCAGAGTCTCCAGGTGGGACTGTTGTCCAGCTGTCTGATGGTCAAACACAGCAGGTACAAGGTGTCATCCAGGCCCCACAGAACTCTGTCATACAATCGCCACAG ATCGCCACGGTAGCCGAGCTGGTGGGTGACGACGTGTCGGTCACAGACACCCAGAAGAGACGAGAGCTTCTCTCCAGGCGCCCGTCTTACCG GAAAATACTCAGCGAGCTTTCGTCAGATACTACGGCGGTTTCTAAAATCGAGGAAGAGAAGacggaggacgaggaggaggatgacgagGATGACGAGGAGGAAGTGCAGGTCTCTAGCGAGGCCTCAGTTTCAGTGCCGACCTCCATCTACCAGACCAGCTCAGGACAGTACA tCACGTTTTCTCAGGGGAGAGCCATCCAGCTGACCAGCCCTGGAGTTGAAGCCCTGACGGCCTCACACCCTGGATCCACGATCCTGCAGTGTGCAGCTCAGCCCGGAGACGCAACACAGCAGTTCTACATCCAGGGAGGACAGGTGCTCATACAAG CTGCCACAGGAGACATCCCAGCGTACCAGCTGCGTTCACCCAACTCAGGTCTGGCCCAGAGCATCGTGATGGCGGCCTCGCCAGGGTCCATGCAGAACCCCCCCCAGCACACAGAGGAGGTCACCCGAAAGAGAGAGGTCCGGCTGATGAAAAACAG gGAGGCGGCTCGCGAGTGCcgcaggaaaaagaaagagtatgTCAAATGTCTGGAAAACCGCGTGGCAGTGTtggaaaaccaaaacaagaccCTGATTGAAGAGCTGAAAGCTCTGAAGGACATTTACTGCCACAAAGCCGAGTAG